One genomic window of Synergistes jonesii includes the following:
- a CDS encoding NAD(P)H-dependent glycerol-3-phosphate dehydrogenase has translation MKITILGAGSFGTAFAAHLALFGHEVKMWTRNCERAEYINKFHKNRSCFSETDLPHAVSAASDIAEALAFSQHVVMAIPTQSQREVCGKIAPLAKEGVHMLNLAKGIEISTGSLLHQLHKELCPQIVYSALSGPSHAEELLLDMPTTVVVASKEESEARMWQKIVSAGSFRVYAGTDVIGLEVGGATKNIYAIAAGISRALKLGDNASAALACRGLAEIMRFGAKLGANPLTLSGLAGVGDLIVTCYSIHSRNFRLGLGIGSGKTLKEASEELGQVAEGAYTVRAVVENAQKFDVEMPLAEAVYRVLYKNESPTKLIKELFARPLKAEMRF, from the coding sequence TTGAAGATAACGATCCTGGGGGCCGGCAGCTTCGGAACGGCTTTTGCCGCGCACCTCGCCCTCTTTGGCCACGAAGTGAAGATGTGGACGAGGAACTGCGAGCGCGCGGAATACATAAACAAATTCCACAAAAACAGATCCTGCTTCAGCGAGACGGATCTGCCCCACGCCGTCAGCGCGGCGTCCGACATAGCGGAGGCGCTCGCCTTTTCGCAGCACGTCGTGATGGCGATACCGACGCAGTCGCAGCGGGAGGTCTGCGGAAAAATCGCGCCGCTCGCAAAAGAGGGCGTTCATATGCTGAACCTTGCGAAGGGCATAGAAATATCGACGGGCTCCCTGCTGCACCAGCTCCACAAAGAGCTCTGCCCGCAGATCGTTTACTCAGCGCTGTCCGGCCCGAGCCACGCCGAGGAACTCCTTCTCGACATGCCCACGACGGTCGTCGTCGCGTCGAAGGAGGAGAGCGAAGCGCGCATGTGGCAGAAGATCGTCAGCGCCGGCAGCTTCCGGGTATACGCGGGGACGGACGTTATAGGGCTTGAAGTCGGGGGCGCGACGAAAAACATCTACGCGATAGCGGCCGGCATCTCGAGAGCGCTGAAGCTCGGAGACAACGCGTCGGCCGCGCTCGCCTGCCGCGGCCTCGCGGAGATCATGCGCTTCGGCGCGAAGCTCGGAGCCAATCCCCTCACGCTCTCGGGGCTCGCCGGAGTAGGGGACCTCATAGTCACCTGCTACAGCATCCATTCGCGCAACTTCAGGCTCGGCCTTGGCATCGGAAGCGGCAAAACGCTTAAAGAAGCGTCCGAAGAGCTCGGCCAGGTCGCCGAAGGCGCATACACCGTGCGCGCCGTCGTGGAAAACGCGCAGAAATTCGACGTGGAAATGCCGCTCGCGGAAGCCGTCTACAGAGTCCTCTACAAAAACGAGAGCCCCACGAAGCTGATAAAAGAGCTTTTCGCCAGGCCGCTCAAAGCTGAGATGAGGTTTTGA
- a CDS encoding SIR2 family NAD-dependent protein deacylase, whose product MNYEEKAKELARLVRAGDVVIFSGAGLSTESGLQDFRSKNGIWAHADPARLASVGALECNYDEFLEFYKARLYVPDEVKPNIGHKIVAKWEKEGCVKGVITQNIDRLHQRAGSVNVWELHGSLEPIKCHSCGKPGSNEDFLAGTPCKYCGGHLRPSVVLFGEMLPQRALEAADELSGSCKTFIVLGSSLVVSPANYFPRQAKMHGAKLAIVNLEETPLDGIADITVHEGIGAFLSDTEKYMRQQ is encoded by the coding sequence GTGAACTACGAAGAAAAAGCCAAAGAGCTCGCGCGCCTCGTGCGCGCCGGAGACGTTGTGATATTCAGCGGAGCGGGACTGAGCACCGAGTCGGGACTTCAGGACTTCCGCTCGAAGAACGGCATATGGGCGCACGCCGACCCCGCGCGCCTCGCGTCGGTAGGAGCGCTCGAATGCAACTACGACGAATTTCTCGAATTCTATAAAGCGCGCCTCTACGTGCCTGACGAGGTCAAGCCGAACATAGGGCACAAGATAGTCGCTAAGTGGGAAAAGGAAGGCTGCGTCAAGGGCGTCATAACCCAGAACATCGATCGGCTGCACCAGCGGGCCGGCTCCGTGAACGTTTGGGAGCTGCACGGGAGCCTCGAGCCGATAAAATGCCACAGCTGCGGCAAGCCCGGCAGCAATGAGGACTTCCTCGCCGGAACGCCGTGCAAATACTGCGGCGGACATCTGCGCCCGAGCGTCGTCCTCTTCGGCGAAATGCTGCCGCAGAGGGCGCTCGAAGCGGCGGACGAGCTTTCCGGCTCCTGCAAGACCTTCATCGTGCTCGGCTCTTCGCTCGTCGTCTCGCCGGCCAACTACTTCCCGAGGCAGGCCAAGATGCACGGCGCCAAGCTCGCGATCGTCAACCTTGAGGAGACGCCGCTCGACGGCATCGCCGACATAACGGTGCACGAAGGAATAGGCGCTTTCCTCTCGGATACCGAAAAATATATGCGACAGCAGTAA